A part of Pectinatus sottacetonis genomic DNA contains:
- the dnaX gene encoding DNA polymerase III subunit gamma/tau: MIIISYVALYRKWRPQNFADLVGQDHISHTLSQAIKSGKIGHAYLFSGPRGTGKTSTAKIMAKALNCEQGPTDIPCNKCKNCQKINNNTFMDVYEIDAASNRGIDEIRDLRETVKFAPVDGKYKVYIIDEVHMLTAEAFNALLKTLEEPPPNVVFILATTEVHKVPATIQSRCQRYDFKRITKTDIKKQLQKITAALKIEVEDEALDIIAVHADGGMRDALSLLDQCTALSDEILTTRKVCNILGIVGHKAVWQITDAIIANNTQIILQIIDEILSTGKAISQLLSELALHWRSLMIYKATGSLLLDRYHEKIDIIKKQAACFSHEQLTKMIETIYDALVQTRWSPQPRVTVEIALMKLCCSAETSLSKEICQSSSKNTDVKIARLEKKISHLENLINTMSSSAVLPIPKINIPATNTAANKTLVISPPLPKKKPQFTEKPITTNAAPPVANSIDNTPSADTASIWQMVINELRVQHKIPTLACIEKAQPQSIENNQLILSFKAPFLKARTERADYSSLIEKILFAKTGKNIKLVCMMDSSVIPSVPKTTAPAEKKKVIPSPLNETGNTLNAEEKKRLQAAVNIFGNNIIDEKNKD, translated from the coding sequence GTGATTATTATATCTTATGTAGCACTATATCGCAAATGGCGTCCTCAAAATTTTGCTGATCTGGTGGGCCAGGATCATATTAGTCATACTCTGTCACAGGCAATAAAAAGCGGCAAAATAGGTCATGCTTATTTATTTTCCGGTCCACGGGGAACAGGAAAGACTAGCACAGCTAAAATTATGGCCAAGGCATTAAATTGTGAACAAGGCCCGACTGATATTCCCTGTAATAAATGTAAAAACTGCCAAAAAATAAACAATAACACTTTTATGGATGTCTATGAAATTGATGCCGCTTCTAATCGTGGAATTGATGAAATACGGGATCTCCGGGAAACAGTTAAATTTGCTCCAGTCGATGGTAAATATAAAGTTTACATAATTGATGAAGTGCATATGCTTACAGCTGAGGCTTTTAATGCCTTGCTTAAAACTCTGGAGGAACCACCTCCAAATGTTGTGTTTATTTTGGCAACTACTGAAGTTCATAAAGTGCCTGCCACAATCCAATCACGTTGTCAACGTTATGATTTTAAACGCATAACAAAAACTGACATAAAAAAGCAACTGCAGAAGATAACAGCTGCGCTTAAAATAGAAGTTGAAGATGAAGCCCTCGATATTATAGCAGTACATGCCGATGGTGGAATGCGTGACGCATTAAGTTTATTAGATCAATGTACCGCTTTATCTGATGAAATACTTACAACCAGGAAAGTATGTAACATTTTAGGAATTGTCGGTCATAAAGCTGTCTGGCAGATTACTGATGCCATTATTGCCAATAACACACAAATTATATTACAGATTATTGATGAAATACTATCTACAGGCAAAGCTATTAGTCAATTGTTGAGTGAATTAGCCCTGCATTGGCGTTCTTTAATGATTTACAAAGCAACTGGTAGTTTACTGCTCGATAGATATCACGAAAAAATTGATATTATAAAAAAACAGGCTGCCTGCTTTTCCCATGAACAACTGACAAAAATGATAGAGACCATTTATGATGCCCTTGTTCAAACCAGATGGTCTCCGCAGCCAAGAGTTACTGTAGAAATAGCTTTGATGAAATTATGCTGTTCAGCCGAAACTTCTCTGTCTAAAGAAATTTGCCAATCTTCTAGTAAAAATACTGATGTAAAAATTGCTCGTTTAGAAAAAAAAATATCACATTTAGAAAATTTGATCAACACTATGTCTTCCTCAGCTGTATTGCCAATACCTAAAATCAATATACCGGCAACTAATACAGCAGCAAATAAAACCCTTGTTATATCTCCGCCTCTTCCCAAAAAGAAACCTCAATTTACTGAAAAACCAATTACTACTAATGCTGCCCCGCCAGTTGCCAATAGTATTGACAATACACCATCTGCTGATACAGCATCTATATGGCAGATGGTAATTAATGAACTCAGAGTACAACATAAAATTCCCACATTAGCCTGCATCGAAAAGGCACAGCCGCAGAGTATAGAAAACAATCAGCTTATTTTATCATTTAAAGCTCCTTTCTTAAAAGCACGTACAGAACGTGCTGACTATAGCAGTTTAATTGAAAAAATATTATTTGCTAAAACCGGTAAAAATATCAAGCTTGTTTGTATGATGGATAGCAGCGTTATTCCATCTGTTCCCAAAACAACAGCTCCTGCTGAAAAGAAAAAAGTAATACCCTCGCCACTAAACGAAACTGGTAATACTTTAAACGCTGAAGAAAAAAAACGCCTGCAGGCTGCTGTCAATATTTTTGGCAATAATATTATTGATGAAAAAAATAAAGACTAA